The Aedes aegypti strain LVP_AGWG chromosome 3, AaegL5.0 Primary Assembly, whole genome shotgun sequence genome contains a region encoding:
- the LOC5564170 gene encoding uncharacterized protein LOC5564170 has translation MKSRSSVRNCTKRKAVTTDDGVPLKRQREVDQEGSVQYVHRLLRDVQNDAGHPISSAMSTYGHSSILQLPFQPGILTQDTIHRHYESLPWNTTYPVPVVVHCSTTGNSDRKKAVEPMLSLVKAKKKHLTTLAYMKLLYARKKTIYRKACKAFAGRLYPNMVYKVAEEMERDPDRWFRETYGYDYYFTGGSLAVVDREQARCIINLVGQEMNVIEVVRFELDGNCAKIDSSNLKRIELDEEDGPVFEICCLDVDNESCDTAFNGLRIALRRKRKIELLCGDGEIDCSNMETLSSDIPFISCCFLRGSSSNSLICTSDLGKCLKIWDYDKREIVHELQLNKRGETDDCWTCVRSFGKNHIICLDRSSVKLFKTKANLTLVHGTTLSTWLWACEKASCLEIDAENKLLFVGTTHKLLVLKQVEQEAKPPEFQQIMTFTHNLKYFPTMIRFASNSNQNFFVWISSHLPGDTTICNFSKVPPKRYATVNLPRKPWTIQEAFHLARRKGKCIFPAANLKQRVQLFHSGLAILVDRERFHLFLQNSCGDVFYQQVIPASDSTNSEEIPAIYHSLMLKLNHKSSFVPKATDFKNLRGFKKILTCTKLNPPIGPEPLDTPFHRRPRWKQTVEELHQYKDILAQDMLQIWGFRPDVTREAERRRLSTEEPMDVTDRISHWLDTTAADEVTFVRNQNLTALPVESEVIPIESDNEEVLHSVVEVGEDIKPLPDEEAPELDVVFVRTAIMSEALASSVRKSAVKPARKKYVKGF, from the exons TGAAATCTAGAAGTTCGGTTCGAAATTGTACCAAACGGAAGGCTGTGACGACGGATGACGGG GTTCCCCTAAAACGGCAGCGAGAGGTTGATCAGGAAGGATCCGTCCAATATGTGCACCGCCTGCTCCGGGACGTCCAGAACGATGCTGGCCATCCAATTTCGTCGGCAATGTCAACCTACGGCCACAGCAGCATCCTCCAGCTGCCCTTTCAACCGGGCATTCTCACGCAGGACACTATCCACCGGCATTACGAATCCCTGCCATGGAATACCACGTATCCTGTTCCGGTGGTAGTGCATTGCTCAACTACTGGAAATTCCGATAGGAAGAAAGCTGTCGAACCCATGCTGAGCTTGGTGAAGGCCAAAAAGAAGCACCTGACCACTTTAGCCTACATGAAGCTGCTATACGCGAGGAAAAAAACGATTTACCGGAAAGCGTGCAAAGCTTTTGCAGGGAGGCTGTATCCCAACATGGTGTACAAGGTGGCGGAAGAGATGGAACGCGATCCGGACAGGTGGTTCCGGGAAACTTACGGGTATGATTATTATTTTACTGGGGGAAGTCTGGCGGTTGTGGATAGGGAACAAGCAAGATGCATTATTAACTTAGTTGGACAGGAGATGAACGTGATTGAAGTAGTTCGGTTTGAGTTAGATGGAAATTGCGCCAAAATTGACTCCAGCAATCTGAAACGAATCGAACTGGATGAAGAAGATGGACCAGTTTTTGAGATTTGCTGCTTGGACGTGGACAACGAAAGTTGTGATACAGCTTTCAATGGTCTTAGAATTGCCCTCAGGAGGAAACGAAAGATTGAATTGCTCTGTGGTGATGGCGAAATCGATTGCTCAAATATGGAAACGCTTTCATCGGACATTCCCTTCATTAGTTGCTGCTTTCTCCGGGGGAGCAGCAGTAATTCGCTGATCTGCACTTCAGATTTGGGTAAATGTCTCAAAATTTGGGACTATGACAAAAGAGAGATTGTTCATGAACTCCAGCTTAACAAAAGAGGCGAAACAGACGATTGCTGGACCTGTGTGCGGTCTTTCGGAAAGAATCACATAATTTGTTTGGACAGGTCGTCGGTTAAACTATTCAAAACGAAAGCCAACCTTACGTTAGTTCATGGAACTACCCTTTCTACGTGGTTGTGGGCATGCGAAAAGGCTTCCTGTCTAGAAATTGATGCCGAAAACAAACTCCTATTTGTTGGAACCACTCATAAATTGCTCGTTCTCAAGCAAGTCGAACAGGAAGCAAAACCACCCGAGTTCCAGCAGATTATGACCTTCACccacaatttgaaatattttccgaCGATGATCCGTTTTGCCTCGAACTCGAACCAGAACTTTTTCGTGTGGATCTCCTCTCATCTTCCAGGCGATACGACAAtctgtaacttttcaaaagtccCCCCAAAACGCTATGCCACTGTTAATCTACCGAGGAAACCTTGGACCATTCAGGAGGCCTTCCATCTGGCGCGCCGCAAAGGGAAATGCATTTTCCCAGCTGCCAATCTCAAACAACGTGTTCAACTATTTCACTCCGGTTTAGCAATTCTAGTCGACCGCGAACGCTTCCATCTATTTCTGCAAAACTCATGCGGAGACGTATTCTACCAGCAAGTCATCCCCGCTTCCGACTCCACAAACTCCGAAGAAATCCCAGCGATTTATCATTCGCTTATGCTTAAACTCAACCACAAAAGCTCCTTCGTCCCCAAagcgacagattttaaaaacCTTCGAGGATTCAAGAAGATCCTGACCTGCACGAAACTCAACCCGCCAATCGGTCCGGAACCACTGGACACTCCATTCCACAGACGGCCCCGTTGGAAGCAGACGGTGGAAGAGCTCCATCAGTACAAGGATATCCTCGCGCAGGATATGCTCCAGATCTGGGGTTTCCGGCCGGATGTTACTCGGGAAGCGGAGCGCCGACGTCTTTCGACCGAAGAACCGATGGACGTTACGGATCGTATTTCCCACTGGTTGGACACCACGGCCGCAGATGAAGTTACATTCGTCAGGAATCAGAATCTCACCGCGCTTCCGGTGGAGAGTGAGGTCATTCCGATCGAAAGTGATAACGAGGAGGTTCTGCACAGCGTGGTGGAAGTAGGGGAAGACATTAAACCGTTACCGGATGAGGAGGCACCGGAGCTGGACGTGGTGTTTGTGAGGACGGCGATTATGTCCGAAGCGTTGGCAAGCTCAGTTCGGAAGTCTGCTGTGAAGCCAGCtaggaaaaaatatgtaaaagggTTTTAG